The DNA region taggatgaggatcgctccacccatgtcccgAACGATCTCTCATATgaccggatcctttcataatattacttaaatctcgtatccggcaaggtatgagtgtttCGCCGGGTAGGACGTAAGTACCGTCCTTCATGTTATCGGTTATATTCTTCGCTCccctactcacgatactttacacatgatatatatgtatatgtactcatgttcatgatcatgttttcaatttcagttcttatcatgttattccatgtctcATGTTAtttattcagttgctttacatacccggtACATTGATGACGCGTCCCTATTATTTGCcggggctgcatttcacgatgcgagtGCGATTTACGAGGACGACACATCCGCTCGTAGGACAAAGATTcgtatcggcttattggtgagccccatctcattcggggtttagtcaactctttatttaatgattagctatgcatctaaggtatgctgggggccttgtcccagcgagtatgttttccatgttcagacttatgttagaggtttcatagactagacaagtcaatTATGTCATGTCACACTTtgggagtcgtatagccattttggctcattcatgttatttccgcactcatatttaaacaagtattttgattaagtattatgacttattgcatTTTGTAAAGGCTTATCATGCATTCACATtttattccgctcatgttatgcctcatgatgattcagcaagccatgtgattcgctcggtcacatgcagtaaggcaccgagtgccgtgtttcgcccagaccatggttcggggcgtgacagtgGGGGTGGGGGcagggtggtgcaaaaaaccaaaaaaaaaaaaaatcaaaacttttttttcaaagcaaaattaattttttttggatggggtgggggtggggcgaggggtggggtggtgcaaaaaatcaaaaaaaaaattcaaatttttttttcaaaacaaaattaatttgggGGCGGAGGTGGGGGGTGGGGCGAAGGtaggggtggtgcaaaaaacaaaaaaaaattcaaaacttttttttaagacaaatttttttttgggagggggtggggtgggggaaggCGTGGGTGGAGTGGGGTGGtgtaaaaaacaataaaaaaaaattcaaaacttaaaaacaaaattaattttttttttaggaagggttgggggtggggcagggggtgggtggggtgagGATAGGGTGGGGATGGGGTGAGGGTGGGGTTTGATTGCGGGAGGGGGGAGTGGTTGGGGGgtgggagtggttgggggtgggttgGGTGGTTGGTGGAATGCACTTATAGACTTATTTTCCTACTTTTATtaaggaagtcattttccccatttttgaGGAATTTATTatcctaaagaaaatgtttttcaaatttttttaccaaatgaacatggaaaaattgaaaaatattttcctccatacggAATACACCCTTAGTGGTGACAAAGTcgccacaattttttttttttttttttaaagacgtTTAGGCTGCTGGGCCGACTAGCGTTTGGGATTAGTTTGGGCCGGCCAGCCAGCTCTTATTAGACACAAATGTGGATCAAATGTAAGATTACTTTGGCCCTGTTGGCCGTATgtcctttttcccttcaaacATTTACCAATTGGCCCAAAACGCCCCGTTTACTCCCTACCCAAGAAATGTTCGACAGAAGGCGGCACCAAAATTACACTAATATCCCCCCAACGTGCTCAAATCTAAGTGGTCAACTAAATCGATCCTCTTAAACCCTAGTTCTCGAACACACGCCATAGTCACAGGGTTTAAGCTCGTGCCAGACTCATTGAAGAACTCAAATTTAGCTTCATGTCAAtgttgtaataataataataataataataatggcaGCTTCAAGGTTATCTTCAATGGCAGCAATAGCAGCTGCCATTGCTGCTACATCTTCCACTCTCCCCAACCGCGCGTACGCCGACGCGCCGTTTCGGTTCAACCCTTTTTCATCTCCATCGGAGATTCCTCAAACGGAATCTTCAGAGTCAGATACAAAGGAATCTAATGAAGATTCTAAAGGCGGGTTTAACCCGGAATCTTTAGAAAGAGGTGCTAAAGCTCTTAGGGAAATCAATAGCTCTCCCTATCACAAACAGGTAAATTTTGAAATGAAATGGGAAAATTACGCTCTGTGTCTactgggagaaaatatttacgccatGTAGCCCATATATTGGGTTTGTTGCCTTTTATGCACtgttatacaaggttgatatattatgtataatatTTACACCACGGAGACCGTATTTTGAGTTTGCTGCCCGGTTTAGCcaatatttgtgtataaacaccttttatacactgttatacaaggttgatacattatgtattaATATTTATGCTATGTAGCCCTTATTTTGAGCTTGTTACCCggtttagcccatatttgtgtGTAAACACTTTTATAGAgtattatatacttttatacaaggttgatacattgtgCATGATGCTTTCCCCcaggtataatgttgtataatattgtatattgggctacgtggcgtaatattttatgttgggctgtatatttttgaaaatttcctgAATAGGGAAAGTTGTAaagtttcctttttttgttgTCTTTTTAAGCTCAAGTTCTTTTTGGTGGatgaattaatcttattttggttttttgttaAAGGTGTTTGATGTGATGAGAAAGCAGGAAAAAACACGGCTTGCGGATATTGCTGCGGAGAAAGTTCATTATGAGGCAATCCAGGCTCAAGCAGATATTGTAAGTAAACTATGTCAAATGGAGATCAATTAATAACTGACAGATGTAATTCTCATAGGATTCTGTAGATAGCAAAAAGCAAACAACATTAAGAGAAGATGAGGGAACAAACTAGTGATATTGTTTTTACTTTGATAGAAGCAAGAAGAAAATCCTTAACTAAAGCAATCGTTGAAACAAAAACCAACCTTTTTTGGTTTAAAACTGGACAATTTCTGTAAAGCCAAATTATTTTAGTTTTCGAGAATAGGTAACTAACTGAAACTTAGTTTGgcaaaatcaaatcatattgATTCTTCGAAACAATGTATTCTAACCATTTCATTTCGTAAAATACCTAAGCCAACCATTTACTTTGAGTAACAACCTAGTCCAAATCTGAGTCAAAATTTAGTCCAAAAAAAGTAGTACTAATTTTCCTTAAAGAATATTTCAACTACAGTTTGTCTAAAACCTAAACCAAAATGTACTTAAAGCACATCATCATTGTTTTACCATGCTTAACACATTCAGCTTGAAAATCATTAACTTTTTGCTTAGTTATTATCAGGTTTCTCTTACACTATCAAATGCACTTATCTAAATGCAGGATAAACAGCGAAAATGGGGAGAAGACCAGCGGAATCTTTACCAACAGCAATCACAAGCCAAGGCACAAATGCTAAGATACGAAGATGAATTGGCTAGGAAAAGAATGCAGGTGTGTAGACTGATTTGCTAGCTTAGTTTGAATTGATCCAGCTAGCACATGGCATCTTGAGTGTCAAAGTACTTGGGAGAAATTATAGTTTATTAGTAGGTGTAACATAGAACTCAAGGTGTATACCTATGCTTACAATTTTGATATTTGTAATTTAAGTTAAAAAGTAGACTTTATCAATGATAAAGAGCTAGAGAATAGAACAAGTTGGCCTAAGAGAAACAGGGTTTCATCAGTGTAGCTAAACAATGTTCATCTGAGGactagagtttttttttttgaaattggtaaCTGTCTGAGGACTAGAGTTTTTCAAAGTCGATAGAGACCAGTTAAGCAgtaatcattaaaaaaaaaaaaaaaaaaaaaaaaaaaaagaaaagaaaagaaaagaggaatctTGCACCATCTCCCATCCCAATAGTTGATTCCTGAGATAAACTAACTATAAAGTGTTCAAAAGGTTATGCTTTAACACTCAGTAGCACTGCTGTCTGCTGATGGAGCAAAtctttttctttgaataaaCTCGACAAATCTTGCTACAACTTATTCCAGTGTTTGACAGCTAAAACGTTGGATGGAAATGGGACAGTGGAAGAGGAATCGAGTACTCCACTTAATATATGTGAATATTCTCGTATAAAAAGGATACTGTATTGGGCTTCCTTACTTTTTCTGAGAATACTGCACATTCAAGATCTGCATTTTTGTTAATTTCAGATAGTGTAGAATCTGTATATTGTTCTTGAGTGCTAAATGATCTTACACTGGGACATAGTTGACTGTTCTTTATATCATGATTTCAGACAGATCACGAAGCTCAAAGGAGACACAATGCTGAACTGGTTAAAATGCAAGAGGAGTCATCACTACGAAAAGAACAAGCAAGACGAGGAACAGAAGAGCAAATTCAAGCACAACAAAGACAAACTGAGAAAGAGAGGGCTGAAATAGAACGAGAAACAATAAGAGTGAAGGCCATGGCTGAGGCAGAAGGTAGGGCACATGAAGCTAAACTGACTGAAGATCATAAAAGGAGGATGCTGATGGAGAAAATAAATGGTGAACGAGAGAAGTGGCTTGCTGCCATTAATACAACTTTCAGTCATGTTGAAGGTATGATAATGTTGTTTCTCTATTTGTCCAAAAAAGTCACTGACATCTTGTGCATGAAACTAAAATTGGCATATCCAGTGCCTCTTTTGGTAGAAACTCTTATCATTTTTCACTTATCCAAAAGAaaccccaccaaaaaaaaaaaaaaaaagttgtttttgGGGGGGGCGCTCTTTCAGTTCTCCAGTACTTGCTTACTCATGgatcttatttttttctcacttgATTTTTGTAGTTGTATCATCACATTAGCAAAGTTCTTTATGCTAGACCAGGAAAAGAATacgtaaaaagaaaaaatgcgTGATGGTTTTCAGAAAGGCGTTGGATGATGAACCACATAGAATAGGCTATTAAAACATCCTGCTGTTTCTACAGTATTAAAGCATCTTTTTCTTTAGTTAGTATTAATGCATCTTTATTTAATAACACACTTTACACATTAGAGCAAGAGTTGATATAACTGTTTCTTGATCGAATTTGCAGAGGGCTTCCGGATACTATTGACTGATAGGAGTAAATTGGTAATGACTGTTGGCGGAGTCACTGCATTGGCTGCTGGAGTTTATACCACCAGGTCTATGTTCTACTCTTTCATTTCCTTGTCCCTTTCATGAAAGTCAAACTTATGGCAGTGATTGGGATTGTCAAAGTGTGACTACATGCCTAGATCCAAGATAAATGTATGACAGCCACAGATCTATAATAGCTGTAGTACCATGGTTCAAAATTGTGAAAGAGTGATGCTTGTGACCTCTAAATTATGTTCGTCTATTTCTTGATGCATATTTTTCCTGGGGCAGTTCTTACCATATTCTCTTAAAGAATTTTGGTACTGGGAAAGATTACTGGAAGCTTTCAACAATTAAAGTTTGTTCAAACTAGATTATTTTTTCACAAGTCCGTATTGCAATAGAAAAACTACACCTCAATCCTAAGCTAGTTTAGGTCGGCTACATGAATTCTCACTATCCACGTCGCTCTGGTGAACATGTCTCAATCCAATAATCAGTAATTTAGATCCTCTAAAACAAAAGTTCGGcaggaatttttttcttttgttcgtTCATGctgtttgtattttctttttgtctttgtTATTTTAGAACAAGGTTAGTGGTGGATAAGCTAAGTAAACATCAACTTCCATGTGTTTGAAATTCATGTATTGAAATTAATTGATGAAAATAAGGAAATGAATTGAGAGCTTGGTTTTTTATATggaaaaagaggaagaaggcATCATTCACATTATTTGCCCTGTGAAATTGACTTAGCTGGAGTTTTTACATAATTATATATGACTACTCAATTAACCATGTGACATTTATATACTTCCCTTATTTATCACCTTACTACAATTCTTGGGACATTTAGCTTGTGAAGACAGTGTCAACAATTGTTACCCATCTACAAGAATTGAACAATAATCTAGGACCTCAATTCTGCCATAGAGGTTAGGTTGTTTGAGCTAATTCGGACTAGCGTctgattattttcttatttgcccTCTGTTTACTCAAACATGTAAGCAAATAAATGGATTTTGACTCGAGGACAATATGTTAATGTAGCAGTATTCTCTTATAGGTTTTCTTAGATGAAAGTTTAAATTTGCTTACAGAGACCTTGTTGTCGCTTTGTTTGGTGTTTATCTGAGAGTTTCGTAGCCAACACATGTTATTTCTAGGCCAAACATATTGATAGCCCTAAACTTGGCACAATTTTCATTTTGGTGCCTTATCTCTGCGGGGTACCTATTGAACACTTTATGTTGCCCAAACTGTATCCTTAAAACATTCAGTCACAACTGGTTCCAGAACAACCAGCATGCTGTTCACACGCCCATGACCTGTCAAATGGACGAATGGAATGATAGCAGCTGGATTTTAGGTCTAATGAGACTCATTTTGTCAGAAAGCCCCCCACCCCTTAGTCCTCTACCCCAAGAAAAATACCATtcttttttctccctctttcttctgttcccttttgttttcttttccttctttcttcctTATTCCCTTTCGTTTTCTCTTTCAAAACATTCTTaaggaaaacataaaatatttcaagttAGTTACGAAATGAGTTTGTGCTAGAATCTTAAAAACATCCATTATGAATACTAGAATCTTAAAAAGACCAGAATTTTGAAATgggttttcttgttcttttggtATCTGCTTACATCCGGATAAATGAACGAAGAAGCCAAACTTCAAGAATGTTAATTAAAGAAGTACAATTTTGTACTATAATTCTTTAAATGCTCAGAAAAACATTCTTGAGGTCGTGCTTATGGGTGGGGTTTTAGTGTCAGGTGTATTCTGTTGTGAATTTTGTATGGTATTGCATTGGGGAAGGTGTTGTAGGATGTGGATTTTGGTTGAAGCTCAAGAAGGAGGTCTTGGGTGTGATCGTGAGGGAGAGACTTGTGATTCTGACTTGCTGAAATTTCTGCAGAATAAGGTGAGCAAATTGTTTGTTTTGATGAACATAATGTTAGCATCCAGAGCAAGAGACATGAATCATTTGTGGTGTGGCTAAGTTTATTGTGATGGTTTGGGGAATGAAGAAGGTTGTTGGAGGGACTTTCGGAGCTTCTACGTGTGGTCGAATTTGATGGAGAAGGAGGAAGATGTGGCATCGTGGTGGCATATTTGAGGAAGAAAACTAAGGTAGTGGTGGAGGAGGTAAAGGTGGccggagaaagaaagaagaagttcAAAAAATGGCTAAAACATATATagttcaaaatttcacttttccGGTGAGAGTTATGAGTAATTTAGCTCTTACGCGCTAGGAAAAAGTGCCAAACACGTGATTTTACATGTCAGCAAAACACGCTTAATTGGTACTGTTTGGGCTATAGTATTCAATAGGCACCCTGCAAAGATGAGGGTGCCAAAATGGAAAATGGTGACAAGTTTGAGGGTCTATCAATGTATTTGGCCTTGATTCTAACTTTAGTTAGTCTTCATTTCTTGATTATTTGTGATTTGGTCATTATTCAGACACTGAAAGCACCTTACAACTAAGCCAGTCCTGCTTATGCTTAACAAATTGGGGCTAGGAATCGGCTGTAGGTCTTGTCTGCTGATCAATTCGTGTTTTGTGTCCTTTTTTAATTATATCTGCTGGCCCATTGGTTATTTTTCTTTAGAGTAGTAGTTGTAGGCATTTGTTCTTATTTGTTTCTGTTCATACAGGGAAGGTGCAAGAGTTACCTGGGGATATATTAACAGAATTCTTGGACAACCATCATTAATTCGTGAATCATCCATGTCAAGATTTCCTTGGTCAGGGATGATTTCTCAAGTAGCAAACAAAGGACTTACAGCTGCTGGATTGGCAGCAACTCAACAAAGTAAATCTCCTCTGGGAAACATTGTTCTGCATCCTTCTCTTCAGAGGAGAATAGAACACCTTGCT from Lycium ferocissimum isolate CSIRO_LF1 chromosome 2, AGI_CSIRO_Lferr_CH_V1, whole genome shotgun sequence includes:
- the LOC132035291 gene encoding uncharacterized protein LOC132035291, whose protein sequence is MAASRLSSMAAIAAAIAATSSTLPNRAYADAPFRFNPFSSPSEIPQTESSESDTKESNEDSKGGFNPESLERGAKALREINSSPYHKQVFDVMRKQEKTRLADIAAEKVHYEAIQAQADIDKQRKWGEDQRNLYQQQSQAKAQMLRYEDELARKRMQTDHEAQRRHNAELVKMQEESSLRKEQARRGTEEQIQAQQRQTEKERAEIERETIRVKAMAEAEGRAHEAKLTEDHKRRMLMEKINGEREKWLAAINTTFSHVEEGFRILLTDRSKLVMTVGGVTALAAGVYTTREGARVTWGYINRILGQPSLIRESSMSRFPWSGMISQVANKGLTAAGLAATQQSKSPLGNIVLHPSLQRRIEHLAKATANTKSHQAPFRNMLFYGPPGTGKTMVAREIARKSGLDYAMMTGGDVAPLGAQAVTKIHEIFDWSKKSRKGLLLFIDEADAFLCERNSTYMSEAQRSALNALLFRTGDQSRDVVLVLATNRPGDLDSAVTDRIDEVIEFPLPQEDERFKLLKLYLNKYLVGEGDSDSNYKWGHLFKKSPSQRITVKDLSDDVIREAAKKTEGFSGREIAKLVASVQATVYGSPDCVLDSQLFKEIVDYKVAEHHQRIRLAAEGVEPTYQRNN